CGGACTTAAAACTTTTGTCCGTTCCTTTTCGGGAATTATGCGTCAGGCTATGGGCGCAAGTGCCTGCCAACGAGTATGGCCACTTGGTTTTTGATCAACGGCTGGGAGCGCAGGAGGATATCAGCATTTCCATTTTCAACTATCTGGCCGGCATCAAAGGCGATCAGCGCTTGCTTCCACATCCGTTAATCGGCGTTTCAAATGTCTGGTCAGGACTGCAACTGGCGGACATGGTGGCCTATATCATCGGAAAGTATTCCATGGGGGATGATCGGTTTGACATTTGGTATCGCCGGCTCAAAAAATTTCAAGCCGAAGGCAAAGATCATCATGGTCAGAGTGTTTTTGGTTTCTTAAGGCTCCAGTGGGATGGCAAGGATCAGTATGTGGTGCGAAAAATCAGAACAAAAAAATAGAGCTGGGGGCTTCCGGGAAGGAAGCGTGTTGAGACCGGGCAGGCCTCACTCCAGCTCGTTGAGTAAAATAAGCCTGATATCGGGGCGTTGCAAGCCCTTTTATCCTTAATTCTCACCCTTCACTTCACGCCGCGCGGCGCAAGGCCAGAATCAAGGCATTGATCGTGTTCAGGATTGTCCCCACCTCCCATTGCGTGGGGGGATCGCTCACCACGAAATCCATCGTGGCCACGCCGTTGCTATTCGCGCTGCTGTTGGCGATGAGGGCCGCGCTGAGGTTGTTCAGGGCTTCCGCCAACTGTGCGGCGGTGACTTCGCCGGGATCACCCTTATCACCCTT
The window above is part of the Verrucomicrobiota bacterium genome. Proteins encoded here:
- a CDS encoding DUF3800 domain-containing protein — encoded protein: MDKTIWCFVDESWHGNGREHIGVLAAAMGAKRDFDALDKEIYRVRKKYFGEAHARDLRSELKGKDLFSNFSFKQQQTGYSKNLSAAREILEWMGTSSIRLVAVCIYGDTKPPLLSSDLKLLSVPFRELCVRLWAQVPANEYGHLVFDQRLGAQEDISISIFNYLAGIKGDQRLLPHPLIGVSNVWSGLQLADMVAYIIGKYSMGDDRFDIWYRRLKKFQAEGKDHHGQSVFGFLRLQWDGKDQYVVRKIRTKK